The genomic window AATTAATGCTATGGGGATTAAAACCACCTTAGAAATTTAAGTGGAGagatctcaacttaaatagggagcCATTAGAGAGCCCTTGTTAACCGGTTGAGGTGGTGGTAGGATTGCCACACGTGCGCGCGGGCCGAGGGTGTGGCATGCGGCTTCTCTCTCATTATTTTGTAACGGTTCGGCTGATCAATTCTGTATTAACAGGTGAATGAATTCCAATCCGATGATTACTCCTAACTGATCAATTCTGTATTAACAGGTGAATGAATTCCAATCCGATGATTACTCCTCTGAATGAATTCCTATCTGATGATTACTCTTGACCGATGTAATCATCACCGATCAATTCTGTATTAACAGGTGAATGAATTCCAATCCGATGATTACTCCTGAATGTTCAATTCTGTATTAACAAGTGAAACGTTACTCCCTCGCGCACtcctgttcttcttcctcgaatGAATTCCAATCCGATGATTACTCTGAACTTTACTCCCTCGCTCACtcctgttcttcttcctcgagtGAATTCCAATATGATGATTACTCCTGAACGTTACTCCCTCGCGCACTCCTGCTCTTCTTCCTCACTGGTTCGTGTTTATTTAGATTTAATTACTCCTGAACGTTACTCCCTTGCGCACTATAAAATCCCACCCGATGCGCTAGCCGCTGCCTCCTGTTCTTCTTCCACGGTGGTTTGTGTTGTTTTCGATTTGATTACTCCTGAACGTTACTCCCTCGCACAGAATAAAATCCCACCCGACGGGTACCAATGGGATTGCTCTGTCCCTCCTCTCGcactgttcttcttcctcactgGTTCATcttgattttgatttgattaCTCCTGAACGTTACTCCCTCGCGCACTATAAAATCCCACCCGATGCGCTAGCCACTGCCTCCTCGATCCTGTTCACCTGCGCGCACAAGTGCACgggacgagcaggtgcctccgaaACTCCATCCGCTTGCGTACCTGCACAGGTAGGTGGGCAATCAAGTTTTTGGAGAGCGTCTCGGCGTGACCACTCCTGTCGACTGCATTGCAACCTCTTCATCGGGCTCTTCTTCCATTGCTACACCATGTCGGCTGTCAGCACCGACAACAACACCTACACCGGCACTGGAGAAGGTGAGAATGGCAACACCAATGGAGGCAACAACACCAACAATGCCTCATCTAGTTCTGGAGCGTTCTCTGGGTATTTTACTATTTTCATCTTCGTTTTAAACTTGTTGTTTGATGCTTTAGTTCATGTTAGTATATTCATGTTTATCACCATGCTATCCTTAGGATCTCTATCCTATGTGAATATACTTGATGTTTATGCTTATATATCAAAAGCATGCTCATGTTTAATACCTTCACTAGATCATTCAACTATATACATGTCATGTGTAGTATCTTAATTTTctagattaaaatatgccgatttatgaccaaattttcaacaatccaaaaacttgataggtatttttcggtagttggctttgcgGCATCACTAAAACCACATCCTTTTgatggttcaaattataaaggatggaaagcacgtgcactatGTGGTTGATGGCTATGTAGTGCTTCCTTGTTTCACAGGGCAAACTGAGcgaaccgcctctctctctctctcctgaggaggaggctaagttcgaggctgcggattgcctgttccgtggagcattgatcagtgtactaGCCGACAACATAGTGGACGTGTACATGCATATGCCTTCaaggaaggacatgtgggatgctcTTAAGGTCAAGTTCGGAGTCTCCGATGTCAGCAGCGAACtgtgatgaggacacaactagctcgaatatatataaccatgactaccttatatattaatcaaccaaatgtgcatatgttctatattagatttacttgttatatatttaaacaaacgttgctacacaatgagtcaatgagttttatgtgttttcgtttgcagaggactttgcttgggcgaaagaaaagagaccgtgcgtaaggaatgcatgtgtaacatcctcaaattttaaactaaaatttggttgcatcatgctggcttttgactAGATTAGggtaatttaaaaaattatttgattCTTAATTGGTTCAAGTGTTACTTCTTAGAACCCTACAAATTTACCCTAATTATTCCCTTTATTCCAAACCTtagtgaatttgagcaaattctctcaaatttcaaactataGATTATTTCCCTAGTTTACCCTAATATTAATGAGAATTTACTACACTTCAAACCCTAGTGAATCCATTTCAAATTCATAGATTAAATTCATTCTTTTGTAGGGAAATAttcaaaaattctgaaaaacacTGTTTATCGTACTCAAGGTGCTCGATGAAATGCCCAGCCCAACTAGAGCAGCCCAACACCCATGCAATCCTTTGCAAAGTTTAGGTTTGATCCTTGGGGACCACAATCCACTCAAAGCCGTGGTTTTCTttgcctcttcctccccttcacgCGTGCTGCCTGGCGTCTGACTTAGccgcgcgccgagccgccgcgcgtcggccTCGGGACCGCTCGCGCGTGCCCGACCGCCTTGGCGCGCTGCCAGCCACACGACGCTCTCAAACCACCGCTGCCACACCAATCTTGACGACGACAAAGCTGGGACGACCTCCGCCGCAAGGAATcgccgctcgacgccgtgcACGCCCGTCCAAAGCTGCCGCCGAGTCTGATTTTGATTCTACACGGGGTGAATCACGCCAATTCTTGCCGCACAGTTGAATTGAAGATAGACGGTggtttcccctctcacaattcaaaACAATCACCACCGAGCCGGCCGTTTTAACCCTCACCGCAGCCACGCGTCGCGCCTGGATTGGCGCTAACACGTCGCCAGCTGATTCTACCCGCGGTCAAGCCAATCCTTCACCGGTAAGTATTCAaacgtggcctcccgccactTAAATTGACCTTGCCCACCCTCTCATAGCCCTCTGCCACCTTTGCCACATCCAATTCCCGAGTTCATCCATTACCCCTGGCCCTATAAATAGGTCCCCAATCCCTTCCTTGTCCATCATTgatcatcaacaaccatagcCTCACAACCCCGAAGCTTTGCTTCACCAATCCATCTCATCAACCATTTTCGCTcgtcggtcgaacaccttgtgcacAATCGACTTCACGcccctccatccatcctccACCCTAAATAACTCTTAGAACACCTTATATCAGCTATGTTCTAGCATACTAAGTCCTAACCGAAGCCCTGCGTCGAGCTTTACCTCGCCGTACCGAGCCGAGCACCGTCGCCCTCGCTCTGCTCTGTTTGGCGCTGCCGAGAAGTTTTTCCGGCCGCAATCCTTCCGTTTAACCATCTATATACtccctagattccattttagcaATTAGTTTGCACTACCATGCCACTCTCTAGGCTGCCGACGTGAGCACGGCCACCGCCaatggaggcgctcgtcggcaaGTATTTTCCACACCTTGCCAAAGGTCGGCAAGCTACCTAAATCCCTCTAGGTACCTTGTAGATGCTCTAGGAGCCCTCCCCGAGCCTTGTCTAACTCTCACTACCCCGATCACCTTCACGGCTTAACCATGtcaccgccgccctagccgctagCCCAACCACATACCAAAttaacccctccgccgccgctcgccgtcgctggagaaccctagctccctcccctcctcagCCGTAACCCCTTTTCTCCTCTatcgccgccggccgcattTGGGGatcggctggaggttgaagaagagaagagagagagactgacaggtgggacccgcacaTAGTAACATTTCACTTTTaattgattttcaaactttagaagcccatatcttttaaaatatagatccaattccagtgaaacttggaccaatattctcctaaaatcattctctatcttttgagaccccttttgctatttttctattttattctattttctctatttttcatatttttggattttatttgaattccttttgaatttgaattttatatgtctaaccctaggtcttgaggattcttctGACATACTAGAAAATATCAGTCAATCTTAggacattgagcaaggcaagttactaTATACccttttgatcatttaagcctatattttacaaattatttattaataGCCTTATATTCaatactctatttttttatgcACAATTTAAccatagaaacccagataatttagtattgcttattttgcttacagtctggttaaaatattttatacttagattgggacagtatgTTAGAATTggatgatttccgggtggctagtactgtctcgatcgatatagttattaccaggtacttatgtcgaacgaacggtatgaccgcagtttctagaatggaGACAGACCTAGTcattatgttaattagcaatatggcacctatgtatagtggttcttatttttaagtcctcgcgcaggaggtaactatagccgcgaagggAAAATTaaaccattaccatgtacatGTAAATGAtttgtgatactcgagtataaattatatggtatatttctaaatcctgatcgagatgacgtggtgtcatacgatcagttccccttaaatacctTGGGAATGCCAaaactcctcttgctgctgttaacattacgttcagagcatatgaggatattAGTTCgtggaacaggtgccacaattgttaataacctaatactgggccatgactaaagctgATGATTATCAacaagtcgtggactgcgggtaaagcgtacatttgctgcagtagaatatctttgaaactattcgaatagccgtactcatggaattgagtaccgggactcatatggtaccctggtttGAAATTTAAAgtctaaatatttataaattcttGCTATAATTCTTCTAGATTGGTTATtactgctttttgcaaagaaccctacTATATGCCAATGCATAACATACTTCCatgataacttgctgagtattgtgaatactcatccttgctcttataaaccctttttcagatttgggtcaagaggaggacccccTATGACTATTACTACGATGACCCCGATAACTTAGAGAATTCCTAGAGGTTATACCTccctagtcagaatgtatagaAACTTCCGTTGTGTATTAGTTCTACTTATGATTAATTAGGTGAGTATCTATTATTGTAAAACTGTagcatcctcaaattttaaactaaaatttgactgcatcatgctggcttttgattaaattagtgtgttttaaaaatctatttgattctTAAATTGGTTCAAGTGTTACTTCCTTAGAGCCCTATTGATTTACTCTAATTATTCCCTTTATTCCAAACCTtagtgaatttgagcaaattctctcaaatttcaaactataGATTATTTCCTTAGCTTACCCTAATATTAGTGAGGATTTGCTTTACTCCAAACCCTAGTGAAACCTATCCAAATTGAtagtttaaattcaaatattttctagggaaatattcaaaaattctgaaattcactGTTCATCGCACACAAGGTGCTCGATGAAATGCCCAGCCCAGCTAGAGCAGCCCAACCACTACCCAATCTTGTGCAAAGTTTAGGTTTGATCCTAGGGGACCACATCCCACTCAAAAACCGTGGTTTAGTTGGCCTTTTCCTCCCCTTGCGCACGCCGCCCTAGCGTCCGACTTTGCCGCACGCCGAGCTGCCGCGCGTGCCCGACCGCCTTGGCACGCCGTCGCCCGTCCGACGCCCTCAGACCATCATCGCTGCACCAATCTTGACGACGACAAAGCTGGGACGACGACCGCCGCAAGAAATCGCCGCTTGACGCTGTGCGCGCTCATCCAAAGCCGCCGCCGAGTCCGATTTTGATTCTACCCGGGGTGAATCGCGCCAATTCTTGCCGCACGGTTGGATTGAAGATAGACGATGGTatcccctctcacaattcaaaccattcacccctGAATCGGCCGTTTTcaccctcaccgccgccgcgcgttgCGCCCGGATTGGCGCCAACATGTCGCTAGCTGAATTTGCACGCGGTCAAGCCAAACCTTCGCCGGTAAGTATTCAaacgtggcctcccgccactcaaattGATCTTGGCCGCCCTCTCACAGCCTCTGCCGCCCCAGCCCTATCCAAAGACCGAGCTCATTCATGGCGATGACGGTGCCCGAGCTCATCCACTTCTTctagccctataaataggaccccaatcccttccttgtccatcatcgatcatcaacaaccataACCCCACAACCCCAAAGCTCTGCTTCACCAATCCATCCCATCAACCACCATCGCCcatcggtcgaacaccttgtgcgcgatcgactccacacccctccatccatcctccGCCCTAAATATCCCTTAGAACACCTTATATCAACTATGTTCTAGTATACTAAGCCCTAACTGAAGCTCTGCGTCGAGTTTTATCTCGCCGCGCCAAGCCGAGCACCGTCGCCCCCGCGCTGCTCTGTTCTTTGCCACCGAGAAGTTTTTCCGCCCGCAATCCTTCATCTCGGCATATCTTGGTGagttcttccatttcaaccatctacatactacctagattccattttaacAGTCCTTTTACACTGTCATGCCACCCCCTGAGCTGCCGACgtgagcacggccgccgccaatggaggcgctcgtcggcaacTATTCTCCGCGCCTTGCGAAAGGACGGCAAGCTGTCGGAATTCATCTAGGTACCTCGTAGATGCTCTAGAACCCCTCCCCTAACCATGTCTAACTCTTATCATCTTGATCACCATCACGGCCTAACCGTGCCACCGCCACCCTAGCCACCAACCCATCCACACATCAAATTAATctcttcgccgccgctcgccgtcgccggagaaccgTAACTCCCTCCCCTCTTCGGCCGCAACCACTTTCCCCCTCCATCGCCACCATAATCACCAACCCTAGCACCGCCGGCCGATTTTGGGGAACGGCCGaaggtagaagaagagaagagagagagagactgacaggtgggacccgcacacagtaacatttcacttttatttgattttcaaactttagaagcccatatcttttaaaatatagatccaattccattgaaacttggaccaatattcttctaaaatcattctctatcttttgagccccattttgctatttttgcattttattttattttctctatttttcatatttttagattttatttgaattccttttgaatttgaattttatatatgtctaaccctaggtctCGAGGATTCTTCTGACTCAATAaataatatcaatcaatctcaggacatcgagcaaggcaagttaccatatactttttgatcatttaagcctatattttacaaattatttatttatagccttctattcaatattctattttctatgcatacattaatcatagaaacccagataattaGTATTGCTTAgtttgcttacaatctggttaaaataccttatacttagattgggatagtacgtaagatttggttgatttccgggtggctagtactgtctcgattgatataagttttaccaggtacttatgtcgaacgaacaagtacgaccgcagtttctagaatggggacagacctagttattatgttaattagcaatatggcacctctgtatagtggttcttatttttaagtcctcgcgcaggaggcaactatagccgcgaagggcaactttaaccattaccatgtacaggtaaatagtttgtgatactcgagtataaactatatggtatatttctaaactctgatcgagatgacgtggtgtcatatgatcagttccccttaaatacctcgggaacgccagaactcctcttgctgctgttaacaatacgttcagagcatatgaggatataagttcatggaacaggtgccacaattgttaatGACTTAATACTAAAGCCaatgattatcagcaagtcgtagactgcgggtaaagcgtacatctactgcagtagaatatctttgaaactattcgaatagccgtactcatggagttgagtaccgggactcatatggtacctgGTTAGAAATCCAAAGtctatatgttttataaattcTTGCTATAACTCTTCCAGATTGTCTAGTAttgctttttgcaaagaaccctactatatgtcaatgcataacatatttccatgaTAACTTGCTTAGTATTGTAaatactcatccttgctcttataacccctttttcagatttgggtcaagaggaggacccttCTGACTATTACTATGATGACCCCGATAATTTAGAGAATCCCTAAAGGTTATACCTCTctagtcagaatgtatagaaacttctgttgtatattaattagttaggtgagtacctattattgtaaaacccttagtattgtaaaactttaacgtatgcaatgaagaaccagttatattgtatgtatcaatatttactAATCCAGGGTTTGATACATTAATTCTAGTCGGATACAAGTTTTTAGTTTTGGGCTCCGACAaaaacccttagtattgtaaaactttaacgtatgcaatgaagaaccagctatattgtatgtatcaatatttactAATCCAGGAATTGATACATTAATCTTAGTCGGATCTAAGTAaatagttttgggacccgacagcATGGATGcttaaagaagttgattggggaccaaaccaagatcttctccaagtccacttccatctcaccacgtcacttttggtccatagaagacaagctGTATATCATGTTAGCGAAGGCGGAGGAACATCAGTCCAATATATGGCATTCACGACTTTGTCATGTAAATTTTGGTTGTATAACAccgttaacgccaaaatttggtaagcttAAAGTTatcatcggcctagagtcaATATCTGGAGAGGGTGTCATCATCGGCCCATTGCAGCGAGGAGGTACTCGAAGACACTTCATGGAGAGGGTGTCCCCGAGCTCCCTGTTTTCGCCATGCTGGTTCTGCCGGTCGTTGAGCATGTGGAGGACGCCCAGATTTTTCATGCCGCGCATCAGGAACACTGGCATCTGCTGTTGCTTCTGCTCCACTGCCGAGATGCGCTCTTCCATCGCCTGCATCTGTGTGCGTGTCGTTTGCTGCTCCTGCCGCAGCTTCACCTCCTCCGTGATCAGGACGCTCTTATCGTGTTGTAGGCTGTTCCCCACGCTATTGCGCCCGAACTGCGCCACCTCCAGTCACGCCGCCAACGGCAacttcgacgacgacgacgggctcgacggcggcggccaacgcCGCTTGATCGTCTTCAGGAGCTCCTTCTTCCCCGGCAGTAGCTACTGCACCACTGAGGTCCTTAGCATCAGCCCCAAGATCCCGGCAGCGGTGACTCCCGTCGGACCGAGGTCCCCTTCCCTCTTCCACCCCGTAGCTCATCGGTGTGGAGAAGGACGGCGGTCCACGGCCGGTTGCCTGATACCAGGAAGGAGAAGTCTCAAGAAAGGAGAAAAGAGATAGAAAAcaagaaggaaagaaaagaaatagaaagtgggacccactgcaattttttttattttaagtgaactctcactgacatgtgggtcccacggtttTTTCTGACTTTAAGTACCACATCattgccacgtaggtgccatgtcagccaaaaccaccattcAAACCGCCTTGGGACTTTATTTGCACTGGTCTTAAAAATTGAGGGACGCGTTATATATGCTATTGCTGTTTATGGACGAATTTCAGTCAGCAACAAATTGaaggacccaaagtgaacttattcctttttctaACTATAAAAAAGATGTTCGTGCATTTCAATGGGATAAACTAAATTTATgataaacattaaaaaataaggtTATTGATGATCTGACTATTTTCCAAATTATCATGTAAATGTAAAGAACCAAAAACCATCCTACCACCAAAttgtaaataaatattttaatagtcTAAATTACTTATTACATCTTAACCAATTTCACTGGAGGGATTGAGGATCTGGAAATTTACCCCATTTAAATtccttttaattttataaaccTTTCAATTTATTTTTCCCGAAACcctattttttagcacatgtatTTCCTATTAAATTCCCATTACCCAAATTCCGGATCCTATCGATCTCCGCATAAATTTCAAATTCCTATATCCATGAAGCTGAAAATTCCTAAATCCATCCATTCAAATCCCTTTGTTTTACTTGTGAATATGCTCCAAATCCATATTccctatataaaaattttatcgaTATACCATTCATTCCTTAATCATTGTTTGCTCTTGTTTCTTTCTTCCAAACTCACCATTGGTTAAGTCCCAttctcaaaaatattttaaagccAAACATCTATATACTTTTGTTGAAGTCACTCCCTATTTTTATGAATGTCccaatttattatttttattagcTAAAACATATTCTTTTAGCCATCgccctttttcatttttatctaaATTCCATAACTTTTACCTCCAATGATATCCTAATGTTTTCCTACCAAAGATTCTACTCCAAATTCAAATCTATTCCTTTATTCAAATACTCCTCCTTTAAACCAATACCCCAAAATAAAAGTCCCTTTAAACTCCATTtccaaaaataaaccaaaaacCTCCACATGCATAGAGTCCATGAGGTACCTGCTAAAATTTATCTCCAAATCCCAAATAGTCTCCAAACTACATATCTCTTTGTTTTAACAACATCTCTTTTTGATTCTATTAAAATCATCCCCtccaaaaattcagaaaactCTTCTGTTTCTTTTGAGCTGAAGTCCCTCCAACCGGTCATCTCCCTCCTAGGCTGATTCCATCCCCTTGCTCTCTGGGCCTTTCCAGCCTTCTCGCCCTCACACGGCCCAGCAAGGCCGTGGCCTGACTAAGTCGAGGCCCAGTGGAGCCAACTGCCTCCTTCCTTCCGGAGGGGGCACACTATCGCCGCCACACTGAccgatctcctcttcccctaGAGCGCATCTCGCCGTACCATGTCGCCACCAGCATCTCTCCACTCCGGCGAGTCCATTTTCCTCATTTCCCACTTCTCTCCCACCTCACATCAAGCCACCCCGGTGTTCTCTCTCTTAATGGACTGAGTTCTTGCCACCGGCGTTCCCAATTCTTCTCTCGCTTCCCACGCCGGTTGTCGACTTCCTCCATCGAGGCACCACCATCGTCGCTGTTATGCCACCGAATGCTGACGTCGTGTGCCCGCTCTTCCCCTTCCTGCTTGGCCTGAAGCCCTGaaccgaggaagaagaagaggaacgGACGCAGCCGGGCGTGCGGACATTGCCACTGCTTCATCCGATTGTGTGCGAACTCGGACGATGGACCAAAATCGTGTGTGACGATCGGATGTATACAAATTTTTTAACTAGCTAAGATCTAGTTTTTAAGTCCATTTTCGGGTGATTACACCTTTTTTAACACctgtataaaaaattttagctaatactaaattaattgtGCGCTAATGAGTCGTTTCGTTTTGCATGGTCAAGTGATTAGTTCTCATCCCTTTGGTTATGTTTAACACGAATATTGGACATTTGGTATGTTTTCCAATCATTATAGGACACCAAAATTCTTGTAGTGTAGTTTGTCATGTTCATTATTATCATCAACAGCAAGTTTACATCTGTGCGAAACATCACAACTACTGCTTCAACTCCGTCAGTCGTGTCagacagagaaaaaaaacacacactcgTGCTGTCTTTGGCTCTTTGCCACACTTTCAATGCGATGCGTCCGTTCGATGCGTCAAGCCATCCCAAGAATGGATCGGTTTCTCGGGCTCGGCGCGTGGGCCGTGAAGTCCATGGACCTGTTCCTTGGGCTCGGCAGCACGGGCCCATGGCTTGCGAGGTCCATGGACCGGTGTCTCGAGCTCGGCAGCGCGAGCCCGTGGCTCGCCAGGTCCATGGACCGGTGCCTCGGGCTGGGCACCACCGGCGggtggccggcgagctccgtgGACCGGCTCCTCGGGCTGGGCGCGTGGACCGGCGGGAAGTCCAGCGGCGGCCTCGGGCACGGGCCCACCTTGGGCTCGCCGCGCGCCCACTTCTTGGTGCTCCGCCTCCGCATCAGCAGCTTCACCAGCTGCCCCACCTGGTCCCGCGCCTCTTGCTGCTGCCCCACGGtgctcgcgctcgtcgtcgtcgtctgctccgccgtctccttcttgtcatgctcgccggcggtggcatTGCCGTGCGCCTCGTCTGCGGCGATGGCGTTGGAGATGGGTACGGGCATGGCCGCCTCGGCGTCGAGCGTTGTGGTTGCTGGTGGTTCGGCGTGGTCGGCTTTCTTGAACTTCGCCGTGGTGGCCAGggcgtccacggcggcgacgacccccTCCGCTCTAGTGGATATCTCAAGCaggagagaggcggcggtgAAGAGCGGCAGCGCCTCGATGAGCGGCAGCGCCtcgatgagcggcggcggcggcggcggcgcggtgttGTGCTCGTGCTGCTCTGCCTCTGATGAcgcggcttcttcttcttcgtcgtcgtccagTATCTCGGCGAGGCATCTCAGCTCGTTCCTCAGGTCTTGGGCGGCGGCGTTCATGTCCCCGACGAcgagggcgaggcggccggACCGCGTCATGGACGTGACGGAGCCCGACGCCTcgcggagcacggcggcgcAGTGCTGGCTCAGGGCGACGcaggcgccggcgaggtgccTCTTGACGTGCGCCGGCGCTTGCCCGCCCGCGCCGACGCAGGCCGCGAGGGCGTCGATGCAGTAGGCGCAGCAGCGCATGGCGGCGCCGACATTCTGGTACTGGCCGTACGGGTGGCGGAAGCCGAACTTGCCATGGCCGGGCTCCCACCTCGCCAGGTTCGCCAGCGAGTCCTCCGACGCCTTGGCGTTAAGCGCAGCCCTGTACCCGCGCGCCTTCTCCGACAgcgccgtggcggcgtcgccgccaccgccagcgtgCTCGGCGGAGGAGAAGTAGTCATCGACGCAGgcctcgatggcggcggcgagcttgtcCATGTTGCGCGCGACGAGGACGTGCAGCTCCTGCCCGGCCCAGACCGGCAAGACGAGCGTGCAGACGGCGAAGCAGATGAACGCTCCGATGGCGATGGTGATGAGGCGCTGCTGCGCCATGGTGACCAGCGTGTCGACGCGGTACCCCGACACGGCGACGAGGCTGTAGGTGAGGATGAAGATGGTGACGCCGTAGTCGAACCGCGCCTTGAGCGTGGGGATGAAGCGGGAgaaggacgccgccgcggccagcaCGAAGAGCGAGGCGGTGAGGACGAACGGctccgcgtcgtcgccggaCTTGTCGGCGACCCAGTGGACGCCGAGCgccagcgcgccgccggccaccgtcgccatcgccctGTTCAGCCCCTTGTACATGCAGCCGCCGACGGTGTactcgaagacgacgacgacggtgaggaCGGCCCACATGGCGGTCTGGCCGGTGAAGACGTAGAGCGGGCGGACGTAGTAGAAGGCGGAGCACAAGGTAAGCGCCAGCGCCACCTTGAACCCGTGCACCACCCTCCTCGGGTCGTCGGCGCCGACCTTCCACGCCGTCCTCCCGAACCTGGCCACCCACTTCCACGGCGCGGCCAGCCACCACAgcacccacgccgccgccgccgccggggcgcaGCAGCACCCCCGCCGCGCGCCTTTCGCGTTCTCatgctccacctccgcctccggcgcctccgccaccgtcaCCCTCCACTCCGCGCCGCCGGACTCGTGGTGCTGACCTGCCTCGCTGGCGGCCACCATTGCTGGGCTAGGCGATGACCTTTGTGTTGCTGTGG from Oryza glaberrima chromosome 6, OglaRS2, whole genome shotgun sequence includes these protein-coding regions:
- the LOC127777686 gene encoding aluminum-activated malate transporter 10-like → MVAASEAGQHHESGGAEWRVTVAEAPEAEVEHENAKGARRGCCCAPAAAAAWVLWWLAAPWKWVARFGRTAWKVGADDPRRVVHGFKVALALTLCSAFYYVRPLYVFTGQTAMWAVLTVVVVFEYTVGGCMYKGLNRAMATVAGGALALGVHWVADKSGDDAEPFVLTASLFVLAAAASFSRFIPTLKARFDYGVTIFILTYSLVAVSGYRVDTLVTMAQQRLITIAIGAFICFAVCTLVLPVWAGQELHVLVARNMDKLAAAIEACVDDYFSSAEHAGGGGDAATALSEKARGYRAALNAKASEDSLANLARWEPGHGKFGFRHPYGQYQNVGAAMRCCAYCIDALAACVGAGGQAPAHVKRHLAGACVALSQHCAAVLREASGSVTSMTRSGRLALVVGDMNAAAQDLRNELRCLAEILDDDEEEEAASSEAEQHEHNTAPPPPPPLIEALPLIEALPLFTAASLLLEISTRAEGVVAAVDALATTAKFKKADHAEPPATTTLDAEAAMPVPISNAIAADEAHGNATAGEHDKKETAEQTTTTSASTVGQQQEARDQVGQLVKLLMRRRSTKKWARGEPKVGPCPRPPLDFPPVHAPSPRSRSTELAGHPPVVPSPRHRSMDLASHGLALPSSRHRSMDLASHGPVLPSPRNRSMDFTAHAPSPRNRSILGMA